Within Populus trichocarpa isolate Nisqually-1 chromosome 6, P.trichocarpa_v4.1, whole genome shotgun sequence, the genomic segment tgttatttatggAATCAATTAGGTTTGAATTAGAGAAATTAaggtttaaattgattattgagatacttgttgtatttaataatattgtttaaattgagataaagtttgttttgattgatGCAATTAGGTagtttttcaatcaattgatgttattaataaaGTTATGGTCAAAATCATACCAACTAGAGTTTGTGTTGgattttggtaaaaattatcGTAATTGGAGATTTTGTTCAATTGAGATCATTTAGGTTTTAATTGATGCAATTCAATATGTTTCCATTGATATTATTAAGGTCAAAGTAATAGCAATTAGGGTTTGCACTGAAATAATtacattgttgttgttgaattttttttatattgaaaaatattgagaaatgaTTGCATATCATCTTCTTGGTAAATGATGAGAAATAATTGATTGTGTTGATTATGGTAAATGATGAGAACTAATTGCATTGTTGATGCTAAAAatcttttatattgaaaaatattgggAAATAGTTATATAGGTTGATGTTAGTAAATGATGAGAAATAACTACATTGttgaagtttaaaaaacatttacattGATAACAGTTAGGAAATAATTACATAGGTTGATGCtattaaatcatgaaaactaATTGCATTAttgatgttgaaattttttgatattagaaaATATTGGGAAATAATTGcattggttgttgttgttggtaaatgaagaaaaataattgcatTGTTGATGTTTCAATAGATTGTATGGGATCTTTATTTAGAAGATGATATATTAGTTGCTCATGTTATATGCACATTGCTCATAAACTTATAGATAACAGTTGTcccacttaaatttttttagcttgtCGATATGTATTGCTCAGACCGTGTAATGAGACAATTTAACTTTAAGTAACACATCCTATATGACATACATGCGAGCGATTAGTTGCATTCATTAGTCGTTTAGGTAAGCACATTGATTATAATTGGATGATGCACCATCTTCAATATATATCGATATGGGATGcacaaagaaattttatttttagaaaggtGTATCCTGTAATTTTCGAGAAGTAATACATGGGCTAATACCTGAGTATATTATAACAAATATTATAACATGCTGAATCATTATACCAAACTCATCGCAGGTTTCTCTATGCGAGGAGATGGATTATGAGCCACATGCATGTCGAATTTAAAATGTTGTAAGTATTTGTTACTTTTTATGGATTTGGTCAAAACCGTTGCactttatttatgaattaatgATTTGTATTTGCTTAATATTAGGTTGGATAGTTGTTACATGATGGTTGATGTGTTGCGGCTGATCTTTGTGATCtcgatgatgataatgatggaCTTACTTGTTATTATGCATCTTTTTGGTACAAGACATGCAATATACTTGACCTATTAGGAGAGACATTGAGTCTGAAAGATGTTATCTCTAAGGATGAGACCACACAGACAGGTGAAAGTCATGCTATTGTGAAATTAGCTCATGCACTTGTTGTCGCAGAAGACATAAATAGGCCCGGatgtattattatattgttatttttttagttatgagttatttttattattattactttcataatattattttagttaattatcatgttgattttaatattgGCTTACATATTATgcattttcatcttattttaaataaacatgatttaaaatcattaatttatagGTGAACATGTGAACATCGTGAACAGattgtttaaaatttcaaatcaaccaTTTATAGGTTAAAGATGCAAATTGTTATGTTTCATTATTGATATTATCAATtatctttataattaataaataaaatcaattttaaaaataacatatattaatttggtattataattaataattgggattataattaataaataaaaatgatgttaaaatatTGCACCCTCAATTATAGGTATTAATAatttatggtttggtttgggCTTGGGTTGTGGTTGTTTCGActttgttttatgtaaaattttaGGTTGTGTTTAGGGTAAAATCATGTTGTGATAACATAACAACTATTCACATTAATGTTTGTGTATAAAACTAATGTTATTGTTATTAGCTGTTgtttaatataaacattaataataatagtggttGTTTAATAAAacccttatttttatttgtggttttattaataaaaccacAAATTAGAGTTTTATTAGGGttgaatgaaaatatatttattttctcttttttttttttttatctcgtgTCATTATGAAATCTTTTACCAAACTGTGTTGATTTAGTATATAACCTAACTGGAAGGCAGCATAGGCAGGAAGAGGCATTAGgactctttcttcttttacgGGTCGAGCACACCCTTCTTCTCGGTCAGGTGGCGTTCCTCTTCTTCCAGTTCCAGTCGCATCTTCGGACGCATTCCTTAAGGTCGAGCCAGTCATTCCTGCTCCTTGGTAAAAGACCCAAAGCCCCGCTGCAAGACTAGTCAACGAAACAAAGCCAAAACCAATGAGAAGAAAGACTCATCAGAAGAAacgaaaaaagtaaaaatgattATTCAAGTTATAACTTTAATTACTAATACATTTTTATTCATGGAAAGCCAGAAATAATTTCTCAGCTCAGTCCCGGCGAAGCCTACAGAAACAGTTGTGCTAGAAAGAAAGCTGGAAAAAGGGTGTCAGCTTAATTTCGTAGCTTCATAAATTTTGGaagattttctttccttccaatCTTGCAGGTTTGCTATATCCATCTCTCTCGTTGATTGTGTAAGCTTTATCTCTGTGCGTTATGTGGCGGAATCAGCCGCCCACTTTCTTTTGGTTTTCGAATCCATTCATTTATCCGAGAGAGATAACCTAAAAGGTGATTTGCAGTGTTTCaactagtttttaaaaattttaattttttaattttaaattaattttttaatgtttttaaattgttttaatgtgatggtgttaaaataaatttaaaaaaataaaaatattattttgttatatttacaattaaaaaacactttaaaaagaaattgttataTCATTATCTCAAAACACCCTCGAAAACTCATCATGCAAAGTGCAAggcatattaaattgatatttataattgatTGAGTATatctttttgagttttttaggaTTCTAGTAATGAAAAGAATTTGATAAAACAATATTgtgcaaaaaatatttagaaaatagtataatttagAGTCGTAGATGATATCCGCGATTGTCACAAGAACtctcaaattgaaaaattgttGGATacaagattcaataaaaaaaaatagagaaaagaaagaaaaaaatcccaGAGACACACGAAACTTCTATGAAGATACCATTAGTATCGTTGAAAAGATCTTGACAAGACGAATCCAACAATATCAAAGAAGGTCACCAATGATGATTGGAGTGAGTCACACAAACAACTCAAAAGTGAGTGAGCATTGATACATTTTGACAACTGTTATAGCCTACTTCGTTCATTGTTTGTGATATTTTTGTGTCATTGGATTCGTCTTGTTGAGATTTTTTCAGCAGTATCAGTGAAGATGTCGTCATTGAAGTTTCGATATGCCTCAGATGTCATTTTCTTTGTCTCTCTCCTCTCTACTCCAacatctttttcctttcttttattgaattttgtgtctaataatttttttatttgagttttttttatttgtttctctctactctagcctttttttcctttttatttttttattgaattttgtgtcaaataattttttaattttaaagtcacACAAGTGTCATATGCAACTCtctaaactatattatttttctaaatattttttgcactattattttatcatttaatctttttcttgttatataATAGAGTTACatctatcaaaaaaataaagttggatTAGAAAACATGCTGTCATGAGATGAAATTTGGCCTCAAAATGAGGAAAGAACATGAATCTGTCATCTTGTAAATTTCAGCTAGTGAAtttttagattatggatgactGGTTACGGAGGGAACATGTGgttgtaaaagaaaagaaaaaaaaacctatctgCTATACAAGCCTTGCTGTATCATTTGAGTAAGCCCTAAACCAACACCTCTCCCCCCTCCTAACATGGATGAGATAATGAAGCAATTCCAGAGCCTCCAAACTCATGGCCTTGATTTCCTATTTATCTGTTTTCCTATGGTCATTTTAgacatcttcatcttcaagagTATGTGCATACTTTGACCCTACTGATGCTGTAGCAAGGCCTTGAAGCAACTTGATGACCTCAGGCGTATCATCAAGATAGTATTTAGCCTTGCTTGGCTTAAGACCAACAGTGCAGGCAAACACTTCTGCAATGGGTGGTATTGATGGATTGTCAACAAGTCTTGCAATGCTCTCAAACATGTCCTCATCGGACCTATCATCCCCGATGCAGAACAGGAAATCCGGTGACTTGCCCTGACTTCGCATGGTTGAAATAAGGTTTTCTACAACTATACCTTTGCTTACTCCCTGAAATTCACCAAGAAAGATAGGTCAAGAACAAATAACCCTACTTCTGCAGATTTATAGGTGAAGTCAAGAATCATAACCCAACTTCCCATTTTTGAAACAACCAAATCCTACGCAACATTAATTAGCAGTGCACATGCCTCTTGAATTACAAAAGgcatgaaaaaatagaaagacaaaaccaacaataaCTTCTTTCATTTTGCAAGAGACATAGTATCATGTTGTATCACTGGACAAACTGCAGTTATACCAAAATAACCACAGCCCATATAATTTCACGTTCATAAAGCAAATTTGTTTCCTCATTTGGACTTCAATGTGCAATGTAATTCAGAAATTATCTTGATGGACCTTAAACACATCTTTCCGTCCTTTTTTCAGAACATCAAACCACCAGTGGCTGCACATAACTACCCAGTTGAAAACAGTTCAATATGTTTCATACCTGTGGTTTCACCTCAACAATCTGCTGGCCTCTTCTAACCACCACAGGCTCGTTAGCAAGGACACTCTCCAAGTGATCAAGAAGCTCTTTAGCCTGGCAGCTGCCGAAATCAGGGTCTGCGTCTTGATGGTGCCACACCAGTGCGCTTTCTTTTGGCTCTATGAAAGACCCATCGGTTGTCTCTGTATAACGCTCCATGACAGGTTGTACGATCTTTTTCCAATCACAATCCATTGCCACCGAGCAAGTCTCCCATGGAGAATTCTTTGTCCACCTAAAGCAGAGTAAACAAGGTTATCAAGGGCTAAAATAGAAAGCACCAAATCCATGCATCACATAAGCTAATGAAATGTGCAAGACAGTACCTGGTAAAGTAACCATGCTCGGCTGATATACCCAATGTCTCACATGGGGAGAACCACTTGCTTAGAGGATCCCTTCCTCTGCCACTCACAATGAAAACAACGTTTTTGGGATCACTGCATAAGCAATTCAGGATTGAAATAACTTCACTTCTGGGTGTTTTGTCAACAGCACACTGTGGCATCATAGTGCCATCATAGTCTAAAAGGATTAAGCGGCTGTTTGTATTGTTATAGGCAGCAACAACTCTTTCAGTCGTGAGCATCCTAAAATTTGTTCCCACAGCAGCAACTCTGAAATTCAAACCAAACCCAACATTGTAATACCTCTTGAGATAATGATCTTTGCAAGCCCTCTCAAGGTCCAGATCAAAACTCCTCGCCCAAAAAGCAACATCGTGAGAGCTAATGTACTTATAGTGCTTCTCGTGGCGCAAATGTTTCTCTTCATCCTTCATATGGATACCCGCATACATGGCATCGGCCACAGCACCTACGTCCCAAGGATTAACACGACGTGCCCCACTGAGAGACGGTGAGCATCCAATGAATTCTGACACAATTAGGAAACTTTTCCTTGGATACGATTCATCAATCCCCAATGCCTTGTCTAAAACAGGGCTGCCTTGCCTACAAACAGTGTATTTGTATGAAACCAAATTCATCCCATCCCTTAAAGCATTAACCACACAACATTCAGATATCGCATAGTATGCTGCTTTCTCTAGAGTGCTAACTGGACCATTAATGAAAACAATTGGCTGATAACCTTCGTAACCATACTTTTGATTGATCTGTTGAGCAATAAGAGTAGTCTCTTTTTGGACTTCTTGCACATCCTTACCCTGACTCCTAGCCGGATTAGCAATCTGGACTAATACCACTTTCCCTATCAGTTCCGGACGCATTTCCAAAAGTCTCCCCATCGCTGAGAACTTCGAGCTAATACCTTTAAGCAAATCCAAATCATCCACACCAACCATTACAATTTTCCCTTCAAATTTCTCCTTCAATTGTTTGGCCAAAGTGGCTGTCTGCTCCATATTCAAAACCGACTCAAGCTGTCCCATATGAATTCCCATATGTAAGATCTTGATACTGATAGTCTTACCACAGTAATCCAGGCCAATGTAACCCCTTTTGCACTGATAATCAATACCCAACATCTTGCTACAACAAGACAAGAAATGCCTAGCATAATCAAAAGTATGAAACCCGATAAGATCACAATTCAAAAGAGACCTCAAAATCTCCTCCCTGACAGGTATAGTCGTGTATATCTCAGATGATGGGAACGGACTATGCAAGAAGAAGCCAAGTTTAACTCTGTTAAACCTCTTCCTCAAGAAAGCAGGCAGCACCATAAGATGATAATCATGCACCCAAACAGAATCCTCATGATGCCTCAAAATCTCAGTAACCTTGTTTGCAAATAACCTATTAGCTACTATATACCCCTCCCAAAGCGACCTATCAAAACGTACACCACCACGACTAGGAGACAAAGGCAACATATAATGAAACAAAGGCCATAAATAGTGCTTACAGAAGCCATGATAATACTTGTTCTTCTGATCATCAGTCAAGAAAACAGGAACACATCTAAACATAGAAAACAACAACCGCGCAACCTCATCCTGATCTTTCGTTTCAACATCAACCTTCAACAACCCCACGTACCAAACTTCTGAATTTGCAGGAAATCCATCTTTAAACTGCAAAACAAGACTCTCTTTATCAAGTTCAAAAGACCaaccttttgtttcttcattaCGGTGCCCTCTTATCGGTAGCTGATTGGCCACCATGATTCGGCGCGGCTTGGACACGACAGGACTGGTTACGCCTTCATCATCATGCTCACCAACCTCGATTTCCGAGAGAGCTCCCAGCACATTCATGATACGAGGGATTCGGTCCACGACACGAAAATCGTTGACCGAAATCATATCCAAATTGTCCTTGCAAGACTGTGTTATCATAATtcccagtttttttaaaaaaatcttaaatcaagaaaccaaacaaattaaatcaaagaaaaaggacGAGAAGATATACTATTTCTTTTGAAGCTGATTAACAATGAAGGGAGAAGGGAGAAGGggcatttatataaaaaaacaaagagagaagatATACAATGGCTGATTTATTTCCATTatcgtgagagagagagagagagagagagagagagagcggggaaagaaaatatattaggaaggaaggaaggaagggcGGATAAGAACGAAAGAGAGGCCGACTTGAAGCAGAAGTAGTATTTATATGTGtataattaattgatgactGGATTTGGACGGTCGAGATTATACTTTGAGGTTGGCATCGGCATTGCGTGGGGTCTACGCACTACTGTTCAGTTACTCTTTGGCTCTGTATGTTACTGGATTGGGCAATAAATATAAAGAGGCCACGTTATTTAATCGTGACatgtgtatatttatatttatagttaGGTAAAATCTTGAGATATGATCttctttttatatgtaattaatatttctagcatcaccttttcttattttcccTCCTCTGAATCTCCAGACAGCATTgtattctcttttttaaaaaaaataaaaaaacaaaatttgtttaaaaagagaaatatttgtCAAAGTAAGGAAATAAAGAGGAAGACACGTGTGTGGTTAAGCTTTATATAGGCTTACTCGGTCAGAAACTGTGAACTAGTAGGGAGCAGATAGGCGTCTACGGCCTCTACACGGTTGGCACGTGTAGAGATAGCAACTTATAACGCTGACAAATTATCTTGGATAGACATTAACAccctgtgtgtgtgtgtgtgtgtgatgatATTTTCTCCAGTAAATTCACTTTTGTAGCAAGTGCTGTTCGTTCCGAACAGTGtctctaaaaattttaaaaagaattttatctaagattaaatcttttatattttaaatttttttaatgtattaatataaaaaaataaaaaatcatataatatattgtttttgagtCTTTAGGAGCTAAAACATAGTTTACTCGATGAAATATCTCTGCAAAGATGTGCGAAAGAGAGGATGTGATTTTGAGGAGATCGGCACGCGGAGTTCTCACAAAAGAAACGTGGCGTGTGCGGGTGGTCTAAAAAGTCCAAGAAAAATCTAATCCAAAAGAGCACCCAAAAGTCACGGATGCCTCCCTTCATTTCCTTAACAGTATCAACGGCTGTTAATGCTCCCAGGTCGCGCATTGCTCGACGCGTCTGCCGTACATTCATAGCTTTATCTCGTcttagattaatataaaaacatctgtctttttatttatttttaaacaattaggtatcatataatataatcaGTCTTCATACGTGAAGATTATCCGTTTATCATCTTAATTAGTTGGATGTCgcaatcttttttaatatttagtcaTTGGATAGAAATATACAAAGGCATTAGACCGGTCCTAATTCTACTTGTATTGTTGGGATTTATTGTTgagtaaagaaaagaagactttttttttttctgaaaaagaaGAACACGGTTGATCTTATGCGTTGACATGATCAAATGTAATTTGTATGTGATTGGAATAAATGAATAGGTTGTGGTTGtatgaccaaaaaaaattaataacggATAAGGTCATTGttgcttaaagaaaaagaaaaagatgagagaTTTGTTATTTAAGTAGGAGAAATCATAGCCTTGAAACATGACCTGGCCTGGCGGGTCGACTCAGGACCCGGCCGACCTGAGACTGGAACCGGgacgggttgaagaaaaaataagagaggaaAAACCCAGTGTGACTTGGTTGACTCgacaagacccggtcaaaaacccgattgcaacctgttgacttttgttttttattttactaaaacgacgtcgttttgatttaaaaaaaaaaagaattgacccggGCGACTCGATgatccggtcaaaacccggaacccgagcCTTAAACTGAAGCAGCCACCAGgccgggtctgaaaactatgggAGAAAcatataagatatttattttgtttaaaaagagtatatatatttttattattattaattttagatacACAGCAATTAATCTAAAGAAGAAAGTAGAAAAGGTTGTTAAAGGAAGAAGGAATACTACTAATGggtctttttaataataaaataataattactttttaaactattttttacctgataatttattaaaatatattttttatatatataaatatattaaaataaaaatataatttcaaataaaaaaatatgttttataaaataccaTTTAAAACAATAACTACAGGAAATATCAACAGTCAGGCATCCTTTCCTTGCGTTTTACATGCTTTTCTTCCGAAAAAACTAATTCTAAAATTTGTCTAGTCTAGACACAAGAATGGTACAAAGCTAGGAAATGGAATCGATGACGTGGATGAGTCTATAAGCCTACGTGGCATCTCAGGGGTAGACCCTGACCGTTTGTGTCAGGATCACTACCTTTCCAAAGTTTATCTAGGAACGATGTCTCTCATGGGGGGCCCACTCCTCAGCCACGTGGGATCATGAATTGTGGGACCACGTTATCTACAAAGActacagagaaagagagagagatggcggggtttttttattttatttttatcaaaacgtGAACGTGGGCGGCATCTTGTCTTTGAGGTTTGGTGTATCTGCGCTTGAGAAAGCACCCACTACAcgatttctttcttc encodes:
- the LOC7465995 gene encoding probable alpha,alpha-trehalose-phosphate synthase [UDP-forming] 11, with the translated sequence MITQSCKDNLDMISVNDFRVVDRIPRIMNVLGALSEIEVGEHDDEGVTSPVVSKPRRIMVANQLPIRGHRNEETKGWSFELDKESLVLQFKDGFPANSEVWYVGLLKVDVETKDQDEVARLLFSMFRCVPVFLTDDQKNKYYHGFCKHYLWPLFHYMLPLSPSRGGVRFDRSLWEGYIVANRLFANKVTEILRHHEDSVWVHDYHLMVLPAFLRKRFNRVKLGFFLHSPFPSSEIYTTIPVREEILRSLLNCDLIGFHTFDYARHFLSCCSKMLGIDYQCKRGYIGLDYCGKTISIKILHMGIHMGQLESVLNMEQTATLAKQLKEKFEGKIVMVGVDDLDLLKGISSKFSAMGRLLEMRPELIGKVVLVQIANPARSQGKDVQEVQKETTLIAQQINQKYGYEGYQPIVFINGPVSTLEKAAYYAISECCVVNALRDGMNLVSYKYTVCRQGSPVLDKALGIDESYPRKSFLIVSEFIGCSPSLSGARRVNPWDVGAVADAMYAGIHMKDEEKHLRHEKHYKYISSHDVAFWARSFDLDLERACKDHYLKRYYNVGFGLNFRVAAVGTNFRMLTTERVVAAYNNTNSRLILLDYDGTMMPQCAVDKTPRSEVISILNCLCSDPKNVVFIVSGRGRDPLSKWFSPCETLGISAEHGYFTRWTKNSPWETCSVAMDCDWKKIVQPVMERYTETTDGSFIEPKESALVWHHQDADPDFGSCQAKELLDHLESVLANEPVVVRRGQQIVEVKPQGVSKGIVVENLISTMRSQGKSPDFLFCIGDDRSDEDMFESIARLVDNPSIPPIAEVFACTVGLKPSKAKYYLDDTPEVIKLLQGLATASVGSKYAHTLEDEDV